From a region of the Triticum aestivum cultivar Chinese Spring chromosome 7D, IWGSC CS RefSeq v2.1, whole genome shotgun sequence genome:
- the LOC123168275 gene encoding uncharacterized protein: MATPSHAHGLPLVPLRTLLLALPLLSLILLLTLHLPPRHHPAPPAPLILPTPLRTTAAAAQPKPKADPSSSSSPSPTTLSHVVFGVASSRRTLPLRLPLLRLWLHPPARAFLFLDAPPRAASVPANLHLRVSRDASRFPYSYRKGLPSAVRVARIAKELLLELRQQQQHQSPPPRWLVLADDDTAFVLPNLLHTLSKYDWHEPWYLGAPSESAAQNVWHGFNMAYGGGGIAISWPLAARLARVLDSCIIRYPHLYGSDSRIYACLAELGVELTHEPGFHQIDLHGDISGFLRAHPLAPLVSLHHLDHVYPLYPGMDRAKAVEHLFRAANADPARILQQTVCYDHSRSLTASVAWGYSVQVFKGNVLLPDILAVQKTFVPWRRGRNVTDVFMFSTKHYPRDECKRAALFFLKSISSGKGKTESNYSRQLPQKCLPNLIQLRNMQQIKVRSELLHLVPGKALRRHCCDIVPSSSEITMDIDIRKCKDDELIAMHS; this comes from the exons ATGGCAACGCCGTCGCACGCGCACGGGCTCCCGCTCGTGCCCCTCCGGACGCTCCTGCTCGCCTTGCCGCTCTTGTCGCTCATCCTCCTCCTCACGCTGCACCTCCCGCCGCGCCACCACCCGGCCCCTCCTGCCCCCCTCATCCTCCCCACGCCCCtccggaccaccgccgccgccgcccagcctaAGCCCAAGGccgacccctcctcctcctcgtcgccctcgCCGACGACGCTCTCGCACGTGGTGTTCGGGGTGGCCTCCTCCCGCCGCACGCTGCcgctgcgcctccctctcctccgccTCTGGCTCCACCCGCCCGCGCGCGCCTTCCTCTTCCTCGACGCGCCGCCCCGCGCTGCCTCCGTCCCGGCGAACCTCCACCTCCGCGTCTCCCGCGACGCCTCCCGCTTCCCCTACTCCTACCGGAAGGGCCTCCCCTCCGCGGTCCGCGTCGCGCGTATCGCCAAGGAGCTCCTCCTCGAGCTccgccagcagcagcagcaccagtcGCCGCCGCCGAGGTGGCTCGTGCTCGCCGACGATGACACCGCCTTcgtcctccccaacctcctccacaCCCTCTCTAAGTACGACTGGCACGAGCCATGGTACCTCGGCGCGCCTTCCGAGTCCGCCGCGCAGAACGTCTGGCACGGCTTCAACATGGcctatggcggcggcggcatcgCCATCAGCTGGCCCCTCGCAGCGCGCCTGGCCCGCGTGCTTGACTCCTGCATCATCAGGTACCCCCACCTCTACGGCAGCGACTCCAGGATCTACGCCTGCCTCGCCGAGCTCGGCGTCGAGCTCACCCACGAGCCAGGATTCCACCAG ATCGACCTTCATGGGGATATATCTGGATTTCTAAGAGCACATCCTCTTGCTCCTTTAGTGTCACTTCACCACCTTGATCATGTCTATCCTCTTTACCCTGGTATGGATCGTGCAAAGGCGGTTGAGCATTTGTTCCGAGCAGCTAATGCTGACCCAGCGAGGATCCTTCAACAAACAGTGTGCTATGACCATTCAAGATCACTTACTGCTTCAGTAGCATGGGGCTATTCTGTCCAGGTTTTCAAAGGCAATGTACTGCTTCCTGACATCCTTGCTGTGCAAAAAACCTTTGTGCCATGGAGAAGAGGTCGCAATGTTACGGATGTTTTTATGTTTAGCACCAAGCATTATCCAAGGGACGAGTGCAAACGAGCTGCTCTTTTCTTCCTAAAAAGTATTTCTTCCGGCAAAGGCAAGACGGAAAGCAATTACAGTAGGCAGCTGCCCCAGAAATGCTTGCCAAACTTGATTCAGTTGAGGAATATGCAACAAATAAAAGTGAGATCAGAGCTACTGCATCTGGTTCCTGGGAAG GCTTTAAGACGACACTGCTGTGACATCGTACCTTCTTCATCTGAAATCACCATGGACATTGACATCAGGAAATGCAAAGATGATGAATTGATCGCGATGCATTCGTAG